A genomic stretch from Natronomonas gomsonensis includes:
- a CDS encoding 30S ribosomal protein S27ae: protein MARHEYYNDDGTTDKEMCPRCGDTFLGDYGDRTHCGKCSYTEFK from the coding sequence ATGGCGCGCCACGAGTATTACAACGACGACGGCACGACGGACAAGGAAATGTGTCCCCGCTGTGGCGACACGTTCCTCGGTGACTACGGTGACCGCACCCACTGCGGGAAGTGTAGCTACACCGAATTCAAGTAG
- a CDS encoding 30S ribosomal protein S24e: MDVEIIDEDENPMLHRTDVRFQLTHEEATPERLSVRDSLAAKLNKDAGEVVVHKLDTKYGMRKSVGYAKVYDSADNAKAVEQEYMLERNKITADDEEAAAEDADTEAEEA; this comes from the coding sequence ATGGACGTCGAAATCATCGATGAAGACGAGAACCCAATGTTGCACCGGACGGACGTCCGGTTCCAGCTGACTCACGAGGAGGCGACGCCGGAGCGACTGTCGGTCCGCGACTCGCTGGCCGCGAAACTGAACAAGGACGCCGGCGAGGTCGTCGTCCACAAACTCGATACCAAATACGGCATGCGGAAGTCCGTCGGCTACGCGAAGGTGTACGACAGCGCCGACAACGCCAAGGCCGTCGAGCAGGAGTACATGCTCGAACGGAACAAGATTACCGCCGACGACGAGGAGGCAGCGGCCGAGGACGCCGACACGGAAGCGGAGGAAGCCTAG
- a CDS encoding GTP-dependent dephospho-CoA kinase family protein, which translates to MVDVLVELQKELRGELKEPLGPVYTDTDALLTDTDGPIIAVGDIVTYHLLEAGYRPDVALVDGKTKRERVEREILDAIEGFDSRREVENPPATLTAELLEVLVGAIDGEGTTVITVVGEEDLAALPAIVAAPEGAAVVYGQPDEGMVLVTVDETLRAECRDLLERMEGDSERVFDILGV; encoded by the coding sequence ATGGTCGATGTCCTCGTCGAACTGCAGAAAGAGCTACGCGGCGAACTAAAAGAGCCGCTCGGCCCGGTTTACACCGACACGGACGCACTTCTGACCGACACCGACGGCCCGATTATCGCCGTCGGCGATATCGTCACGTATCACCTCCTAGAGGCGGGTTACCGTCCCGACGTGGCGTTGGTGGATGGCAAGACGAAACGCGAACGCGTCGAGCGAGAAATCCTCGACGCCATCGAGGGGTTCGATTCCCGACGCGAAGTCGAGAACCCGCCCGCGACGCTGACGGCCGAACTGCTGGAGGTGCTCGTCGGCGCCATCGACGGTGAGGGAACGACCGTCATCACCGTCGTCGGCGAGGAGGACCTCGCGGCGCTGCCCGCCATCGTCGCCGCGCCCGAGGGCGCCGCCGTCGTCTACGGGCAACCCGACGAAGGGATGGTGCTCGTTACCGTCGATGAGACCCTTCGAGCGGAGTGTCGGGACCTACTGGAGCGGATGGAGGGCGATTCCGAGCGGGTGTTCGATATTCTCGGCGTTTGA
- the spt4 gene encoding transcription elongation factor subunit Spt4: MADRLVCRDCHRVLEIDDGEQCPVCASNSLTEDWAGYVVIAHPEESQIASEMEITEPGRYALKVR, from the coding sequence ATGGCAGACAGACTGGTGTGTCGGGACTGTCACCGCGTCCTCGAAATCGACGACGGCGAGCAGTGCCCCGTCTGTGCCTCGAACTCCCTGACCGAAGACTGGGCCGGGTACGTCGTCATCGCCCACCCCGAAGAGAGCCAAATCGCCTCGGAGATGGAAATCACGGAACCCGGACGCTACGCGCTGAAGGTCCGCTGA
- a CDS encoding DNA-directed RNA polymerase — MYKRVRLKDTVEVPPRHLAEVSPELVKRLLQDKLEGRMDESVGSVVSVTEVHDIGDGAVLPNRPGVYYEAEFDAVTYDPQMQEVVDGEVVEVVNFGAFVGIGPVDGLLHVSQISDEYLAYDEENQQLASRDSNRVLSVGDSVRARIVTKSIDERNPRDSKIGLTAKQPGLGKHGWLKEDRERHEAEAGD, encoded by the coding sequence ATGTACAAACGGGTACGACTCAAGGACACGGTCGAGGTGCCGCCGCGGCATCTCGCGGAGGTGTCGCCCGAGCTGGTCAAGCGGCTGCTGCAGGACAAGCTCGAAGGACGGATGGACGAATCGGTCGGCAGCGTCGTCTCGGTGACGGAGGTCCACGACATCGGCGACGGCGCCGTCTTGCCGAACCGGCCGGGCGTCTACTACGAGGCGGAGTTCGACGCCGTCACCTACGACCCCCAGATGCAGGAGGTCGTCGACGGCGAGGTCGTCGAAGTCGTCAACTTCGGGGCCTTCGTCGGCATCGGCCCCGTCGACGGTCTGCTCCACGTCTCCCAGATATCCGACGAGTATCTGGCCTACGACGAGGAGAACCAACAGTTGGCCTCGCGTGACTCCAATCGCGTGCTCAGCGTCGGTGACTCCGTCCGGGCGCGTATCGTCACCAAGAGCATCGACGAGCGGAACCCCCGGGACTCGAAAATCGGTCTCACCGCGAAACAGCCGGGACTGGGCAAACACGGGTGGCTCAAGGAGGACCGGGAGCGCCATGAGGCGGAGGCCGGTGATTAA